One Pseudorasbora parva isolate DD20220531a chromosome 8, ASM2467924v1, whole genome shotgun sequence DNA window includes the following coding sequences:
- the rad1 gene encoding cell cycle checkpoint protein RAD1 translates to MPLSTQSQADIDQYILIASLDNARNLSNILKAISFKDHAIFNATQNGLKVTVEDSKCLQANAFIQADIFQEYTIKEDTVGFQVNLTVLLDCLTIFGGSTVPGVCTALRMCYNGYGYPLTLFLEEGGVVTVCKINTQEPEEPIDFDFCSTNVTNKVILQSDSLKEAFSELDMTSEVLQITMSPSHPYFRLSTFGNSGNAHYDYPKDSDMMELFQCTKLQTNRYKMSLLKPSTKALALSCKVSVRTDSRGFLSLQYLVRNDDGQICFVEYYCCPDEEVGEE, encoded by the exons ATGCCTCTGTCAACTCAGTCCCAAGCGGACATTGACCAGTACATTCTGATAGCCAGTTTGGATAACGCGAGGAATCTGTCCAACATCCTGAAAGCCATCTCTTTCAAGGACCATGCCATCTTCAATGCGACCCAAAATGGGTTAAAGGTCACCGTAGAGGACTCCAAATGTCTTCAAGCCAATGCATTCATTCAG gCTGACATCTTTCAAGAATACACTATCAAAGAGGATACAGTTGGGTTTCAGGTTAACCTAACTGTCCTTCTGGATTGCCTAACCATCTTTGGGGGGAGCACAGTCCCAG GTGTGTGTACTGCTCTGAGAATGTGCTACAATGGCTATGGATATCCGCTGACTTTGTTCCTGGAGGAAGGTGGTGTGGTCACCGTATGCAAGATTAATACACAGGAGCCTGAGGAGCCCATAGACTTTGACTTTTGCAGCACAAATGTAACCAACAAGGTGATTCTGCAATCAGACAGTCTTAAAGAGGCTTTCTCTGAGCTTGACATGACCAGTGAAGTTCTGCAGATTACTATGTCACCAAGCCATCCTTACTTCAG ATTATCCACATTCGGGAATTCTGGAAACGCCCATTATGATTATCCCAAAGACTCAGACATGATGGAGCTGTTCCAGTGTACTAAATTACAGACAAACAG GTATAAGATGTCCCTGTTGAAACCTTCTACAAAGGCCTTGGCTCTGTCCTGTAAGGTCTCGGTGAGAACAGACAGTCGAGGCTTTCTCTCTCTACAGTATCTTGTGAGGAATGATGACGGTCAGATTTGTTTTGTGGAATACTATTGCTGCCCAGATGAAGAAGTGGGAGAAGAATAA
- the bbc3 gene encoding bcl-2-binding component 3 yields the protein MARPEMESRVDDRIPGAPNSCRMEVLRQDAWPSGSSIQPFHRHRTIATQTSTVSSLPHIPTQDAFSSDSVQQQDSLLRDNTGTEQELSSFRERALPLPDLLVANQGSSEDSNSSTSEDNLRLEEQMVERVAIQLRTIGDEMNAVFLQGNAAPHWQNWRGLYRGLVAFVADTINAFYQHGFR from the exons ATGGCCCGACCAGAGATGGAAAGCAGGGTGGATGATCGCATCCCCGGAGCACCAAACAGCTGCAGGATGGAGGTGCTGCGTCAGGATGCCTGGCCGAGCGGCAGCAGCATCCAGCCCTTCCACCGGCACCGCACCATTGCCACACAGACCAGCACTGTCTCCTCACTACCCCACATCCCCACACAAGATGCCTTCAGCTCAGACAGTGTCCAGCAGCAGGACAGTCTACTCAGGGATAATACAG gtACAGAACAGGAACTCTCCAGCTTCAGAGAGAGAGCACTTCCCCTGCCTGATCTTCTTGTGGCCAACCAGGGCTCCTCTGAAGACTCCAACAGCTCTACCAGTGAGGACAATCTCAGGCTGGAGGAGCAGATGGTCGAAAGGGTGGCGATTCAGTTACGGACCATCGGGGACGAGATGAATGCTGTTTTTCTTCAGGGG AATGCTGCCCCGCACTGGCAGAACTGGAGAGGCCTGTACCGCGGGCTCGTCGCATTCGTCGCCGACACCATCAATGCTTTCTACCAGCACGGGTTCAGATAA
- the tmem97 gene encoding sigma intracellular receptor 2: protein MLLRALEIIYFIYFASHIPITLMVDLQALLPEHLYPPELKKLLHWYAAEFKDPMMMDPPAWFKSFVFCEALVQLPFFPVAAYAFLKGGCKWIRTPAIIYSVHVATTLVPILTHVLFHNFPLAPHPGPQTLNDRLTLVSIYAPYLIIPVMILLTMLFSSTYNSASPKGNASSKSKKQR from the exons atgttacttCGCGCTTTAGAAATTATATATTTCATTTACTTTGCATCTCACATTCCAATTACTCTCATGGTTGATCTTCAGGCGTTGCTTCCTGAACATCTGTATCCACCTGAG CTGAAAAAGTTATTGCACTGGTATGCTGCTGAATTTAAGGATCCGATGATGATGGACCCTCCTGCGTGGTTCAAATCGTTTGTATTCTGCGAAGCTCTCGTGCAGCTGCCCTTTTTCCCGGTTGCAGCATACGCCTTCCTGAAGG GTGGCTGCAAATGGATCCGAACTCCAGCAATCATTTATTCCGTTCATGTGGCCACCACTCTAGTCCCCATTTTAACCCACGTGCTTTTCCATAACTTTCCTTTGGCCCCACATCCAGGACCCCAAACGTTGAACGACCGCCTGACCCTGGTGTCCATTTATGCTCCATACCTAATCATTCCTGTCATGATACTGCTCACCATGCTCTTCAGCTCAACATATAACTCAGCCTCTCCGAAAGGAAACGCTTCCTCAAAGTCCAAGAAACAACGATAG
- the ift20 gene encoding intraflagellar transport protein 20 homolog, translated as MAKDPLAEAGLHFDELNKLRVLEPDVSQKTTELKEECEDFVDKIGQFQKIVGGLIELVDELAKEAETEKMKAIGARNLLKSVEKQREAQQQQLQALIAEKKMQLERYRIEYEALQKVEAEQNEFIDQFILQK; from the exons ATGGCTAAAGACCCGTTGGCAGAGGCTGGTCTTCATTTTGATGAACTCAACAAATTGCGAGTACTCGAGCCCGACGTGAGCCAGAAAACCACTGAGCTCAAAGAGGAATGTGAGGACTTTGTTGAca AGATCGGACAGTTTCAGAAAATTGTAGGTGGACTTATTGAACTTGTGGATGAACTGGCAAAGGAAGCCGAAACTGAAAAAATGAAG GCCATAGGTGCGAGAAATTTGCTAAAATCGGTTGAAAAGCAACGAGAAGCTCAACAGCAACAGCTTCAGGCTTTGATTGCAGAAAAGAAAATGCAGTTGGAAAG GTATCGAATAGAATATGAAGCTCTTCAGAAAGTCGAAGCAGAGCAGAATGAATTCATCGATCAGTTTATACTGCAAAAATAA